Genomic segment of Sphingomonas sp. KRR8:
AGAAGGACAACGACCGCCTGCTCGAGACCCTCCAGCGCCTGAAATCCCTCGGCAACACCGTGCTGGTGGTCGAGCATGACGAGGACGCCATCCGCACCGCCGACCATGTCATCGACATGGGCCCCGGCGCGGGCGTGCGCGGCGGCGACGTCATCTATTCGGGCGACCTCGCCGGCCTGCTGACCACTGAAGGCAGCCTCACCGCCGACTATCTCTCCGGCCGCCGCGCCATTCCGCTTCCGCCCAAGCGCCGCAAGGGCAACGGCAAGAAGCTCACCGTCCACAACGCCCAGGCCAACAACCTGCAGGGCGTCACCGCCTCGATTCCCCTCGGCACCTTCACCTGCGTGACCGGGGTCTCGGGCTCGGGCAAGTCGAGCTTCACCATCGACACCCTCTACGCCGCCGCCGCGCGCCACCTGAACGGCGCCCGCATCCTCGCGGGCAAGCACGACAAGGTCACCGGCCTCGACCAGCTCGACAAGGTCATCGACATCGACCAGTCGCCGATCGGCCGCACCCCGCGCTCCAACCCGGCCACCTACACCGGCGCCTTCACCCAGATCCGCGACTGGTTCGCCGGCCTCCCCGAAAGCCAGGAGCGCGGCTACAAGCCAGGGCGCTTCTCGTTCAACGTCAAGGGCGGCCGCTGCGAGGCGTGCACCGGCGACGGCCTCCTCAAGATCGAGATGCACTTCCTCCCCGACGTCTACGTCACCTGCGACGTCTGCCACGGCCAGCGCTACAACCGCGAAACGCTCGAGGTGAAGTTCAAGGGCAAGAGCATCGCCGACGTGCTCGACATGACGGTCGAGGACGCGGTCGAGTTCTTCAGGGCCGTCCCCGGCATCCGTGACAAGATGGCGATGCTGCAGGAAGTGGGCCTGGGCTACGTCAAGGTCGGCCAGCAGGCGACCACCTTGAGCGGCGGCGAGGCGCAGCGGGTCAAGCTCGCCAAGGAGCTCAGCCGCCGCGCCACCGGCAGCACCCTCTACATCCTCGACGAGCCCACCACCGGCCTCCATTTCGAGGACGTCCGCAAGCTCCTCGAAGTCCTCCACGCGCTGGTCGAGCAGGGCAACACCGTGGTGGTGATCGAGCACAACCTCGACGTCATCAAGACCGCCGACTGGATCCTCGACTTAGGACCCGACGGCGGCGTCAACGGCGGCGAGATCGTCGCGCAAGGTACGCCCGAGCAGGTGGTGCAGGAGGAGCGCAGCTTCACGGGGCACTATCTCAAGCCGCTGCTGGAGCGTGCGGTTCAGGTGAGCGCTCTTGCGAGCGCAGATAGCGAGTTGTTTGACGAGGAGAAATCAGCGGCAGCCAAGTTGAAGGTGCGGCGGAAGAAGGTTACGGGTGAAGTCGCAGAGGCTACTCATGAGGTGGCTGCGGAGTAAAGCTCAGCTTCGGTGCTTTCTGAAGACGAAGCACTCAAGCACGTACTTGTCACGGCTTAATTTGGGCGAGATTCGACCTCTAACTCCGTCTAAGGTTAGTCGTTGATGCAGATCGAGCGACAGCCCTGCCTCATTTGCAAGTTCTACTTGCTCGTCAAATGCCATTGTTAACGATGGGACAAGCAACTTCTCGCCGCTTCTTGTCAAGAATTCGGCATATTTCGTCTGCTCGTCATTTCGGAATGATACAGCCCATTCGTGATCCGGGAGCGTGATCAGATAACGCCCCCCTGATGCGAGTATCCGATGAACTTCGGTCATTGTTTCTAAATTGTTGTACGGATCACCTAGCGAGGAAACAATAGTGTCGAAGAATGAGTCGCGACAGGGAGTCTTGTGCGCATCTGAGATGAAATGATTTGATAGAAATGGGAACCAATGAGAAGAATACTCTAGCATCTCTCTGGATTTATCTTGAACTGTTAAGCCGAGAAGACTTCTCCCGTGCTCTTCCAATATTTCTGCAACGACAGAGCGACCTGCCCCTATTTCAAGTACGGTTTTAGACAAATGGAGGTGTGCACCTATAAATTTTCTGCTTAGCTGCCTAAAGTTATCACATGTTGGGTGGGCGTCCGGGTCGTAGTACTCGTGAGCCACAGCATCGTAATTAGCTATTGTGTTCATTGTTAACAAGTTCCGCTAAGTTGATGCCAATTTTTAGTTGGGAACTAAACCGCTCCAGTTCAAGTAGAGCATTTCCGAGTTCTACAACCTCTTGGATGGACTCACAGCGCGAAGAGAATGCTGCCGCCTGTTGATCATTACCAAATAAGTTCACCAATTCAGAGTCGAAGTAGATAAGGCCACGAGGTTTTTTAAAAATTTCGTCTTTCACCATGACGGCAATACAAGAGGGTTTTTTCTTAGCTTCCTGAGCTTCTCCTGGCGTCATGCTCCAATGCTCAATCAACTGTTGAGTTCGTTGGGCGCTCCCTTGAAACGCCGCCCCTACGCCGCGAGATGTAAAAGTTCTCCAAGCAAGCCCGATTATGCCGTACCTTGAGGAGAATCGTCGTCCTGCTTTCCGGCCACCTGCTGTGCTCGCTGGGTGAAAATACTCAGTCAACTGGTACAGAAAGTCCTGAAAAATTACGTCTGGTATATGGACTGTGAAACGTAATTGAGAAGCCGGTGGGATTGGCGTTTGGCCAAAGAACGAATTGATGATCGCCCAAGCGGCTGATTCAAGCCTATCCGCGATAAATAGTCCCTCAGAAAAAACCTTGATCTCGCTGTTGGTTTCTTTGATGAGACTTGTGAAAGTTTTTTCGGTGTCGCGTTTGATCCGGTCGAGTGTCGTCCTATCAAGTTCAACTTCAAAACCTGCGAATGCGAATCTTCGCACAAGCGGAGCGTCCCTGACTGCTCCCTTTATTTTCTCTATATTCCTGATCAACATCATCGCAGTGACTACGAGCGCTAATGGCCACGCCACACTTGCGAGCAGAGAAGCGAAATCCTTCCAGAACTGAGTAGAGCAGGTGCTCATAACGGTGATAGTCTTCGTCAGTGTTCTGGTAATAGGCCGACCCACAGCCAGAGTACTGCTCGATAGTGTGAGAAGACCCGCGGCGGCTATCGCTTGGCGGATCGTGACGAAGTCGGTGAATCGGCTCGTGCGCATACTGAGTTAATGGAGCATCGCGGGGAGGCAGCAAAGCTCTAGTTTGAGCGTTGTTGGGAACGTCTATCGGAGAACCGGATGGTGCATTCCGGCTGCCCGGCGCCTCACCCATACCGCCCAAAGCCCCAGCGGAACGCGTCCCGCACTTTCCCGTTCTTCCCCCATGGCCTTCACCCAGCTTGATCCGCCCATGCCCGTCCATGTCCTCGACCGCGGGAGCGGGATGGCGTTTGCGGTGATCGACTATGGGCCCGAGTTCGACCTCCTCTGGGTTACCGGCATGGACGAGGGCGGCGAGGTGTGGTGCGTCCCCAACCCGCAG
This window contains:
- a CDS encoding methyltransferase domain-containing protein, which encodes MNTIANYDAVAHEYYDPDAHPTCDNFRQLSRKFIGAHLHLSKTVLEIGAGRSVVAEILEEHGRSLLGLTVQDKSREMLEYSSHWFPFLSNHFISDAHKTPCRDSFFDTIVSSLGDPYNNLETMTEVHRILASGGRYLITLPDHEWAVSFRNDEQTKYAEFLTRSGEKLLVPSLTMAFDEQVELANEAGLSLDLHQRLTLDGVRGRISPKLSRDKYVLECFVFRKHRS